From a region of the Calliphora vicina chromosome 4, idCalVici1.1, whole genome shotgun sequence genome:
- the LOC135958908 gene encoding general odorant-binding protein 19d-like codes for MKIFVIIFLVLSVEETLQQSLDGLMELAKTSVIDCYEDEENTKKIEITETGFEDIANGSRDAVRNAKCIRYCIMKKHNLFSDDNSLNEAEIVPFFAYLFNNTIDKNHLKGIIADCNKAIARETDRCERSYMANNCILQRLNESGMKGI; via the exons atgaaaatatttgtaataatatttttagtactttctgTAGAGGAAACTTTGCAG CAATCACTTGATGGCTTAATGGAATTAGCGAAAACTTCTGTCATTGATTGTTATGAAGAtgaagaaaatactaaaaagatTGAAATAACTGAGA ctggctttgaagatattgcgaatGGATCTCGTGATGCTGTAAGAAATGCAAAATGTATTCGTTACTGTATCATGAAAAAACATAATTTG TTCTCTGACGATAATTCGCTAAATGAAGCAGAAATCGTACCATTTTTCGcgtatttatttaacaacacCATCGACAagaaccatcttaaaggaatcaTTGCTGACTGTAATAAAGCAATCGCCAGAGAAACTGATCGATGTGAACGTTCTTATATGGCAAATAATTGCATTTTACAACGTTTGAACGAGAGTGGCATGAAAGGTATTTGA